The following is a genomic window from Clostridium fungisolvens.
ATTTAAATTTCTATTGCCTTAGTTCCTATTTAAACTTTCATCTACTTTTTTAATTTTACCTTTTGAAATCAAATATAGCTCACCGTAAAAAAACTGTTCTTTTCCTCTGCATACAATAGCTCCATTATCGCACATTGCATATATATCATGTTCCTCAGATATTCTTAATAGTTCGTTAAGGTTAGTTTCATTTCCTCTACCTTTAAAGTGCGGCTCTATAGATATATCAAGTAGGTTAAGCCCCTCATATATCTCTGTTTTATCCTCTTCACTTTCTGCCGTACAAATAGCTACTTTAGCCATATTTATAGCTCCAGCGCTTAGTCCTAAAACACAGCCTTCATATTCTCTTAATGCCTTATGAAGTTCATTTTGCTTAAGAAAATCAAATTGAATCATTGTAGGTCCACCCATAAGAAAAACTACTGAAGCATATCGTATGTGTTCTAGCATTTCTTCTTTCTTCATTCTATTGTCAATTACTTTGCTAGATTTAAAATTAATCCCAAGGTCTGAAAACCAGCCTAAATATCTCTTAGCATATTTATCAGTAATCTCAAAGAAATCAGGACTAGAAGCTATGAAAACTATCTTGAGATCACTCTTTATATCACTAAGCAAATTATCTCTTACTTCAGCGGTAAATCCTTTGTCCATATCAAAATCACTAAACAAATAATAAGCACTCATAATAATTTCCCTCCTGCTAAACTCTAGCTATTTAACAATCCTAACAAACTTAAAAGCTCCTTTAAGTTTCTAATGGTTTTATACTCTGTGTCAACCTTACAATTTTCATCTCTTATCATCAAGATGCCTTGCATCCCCAATTTAATAGCCACTTCAACATTCTTTATATTATCATCAATAAATATTGCTTCTTCTGGCTTTATATTTAACTCAGTTAAAGCAGTATTAAACATTAACTCATTTGGCTTTATAACTCCTATTTTTGATGACATAACAAAGGTTGAAAAATATTCTCTTAATCCAGCATTCCTGAACACTCTCTCAAGTGAAGGCCAGGTATCTGATACTACTCCAAGCTTATAGCTTTTACTTAACTGTGGTATAACCTCAAACACATCCTCATAAAACAAAAACTTTTCATCATTAAAAACTGTATCTCTAGCTACTTCAATGATGTGTGTTTCATTAAGCTCTAAATCTGGTAGTTCATTTGATAGTATTGTATAAAATTCTATAAAGTGTTCAAACTCCTCTTCCTCTGTTAAGATAATGCTCTTCGCTTCTAAAAACTTCATAGCTTTGTAAAAAGCCACTTGTATCAGCTTTTCATCTAACAAATCGAATTTATTTTTATCTACATACCTATGAAAATTTGGAGGTACGAACCAGTTTCCTGTTCTCGGATCATTAAGAACTCGTCCAGAATCAAATAAAATTGCTTTTAAATTCTTGTGTTGTAGCATTTTTCTCCTCCTTAAGCCTAATACTTGAAATTATAACACTATACTCCATTTAATCCCATACTATTTAAGTATGAACAACTCTATATCTGAAACTATTTATATAACGGTGGTAGGTAATAGATAAATACAAATGATTTTCCCTTTTAAAAATTATAAAATCGAAAATACTCTTCTTATTTATATCTACTTAATCCTTATCTAATATTTCTGTATTAGTTTTCATATATACTTATCACTAATTTTGATAATAAACTTACTTCTACATCTAATTAAAATAAAATTAAATTTTTATACTAGTACAACGCCCTTTACCACCACTCACATTGTCGATATATTGAGCTAATAAAGGATTTTTGACGAAATTTGCAAATAACTGCGTAGATGATATAATTCTATAGGACTGTTATTTAGAAATAAGGGAGGACAACTTATGAAAGAAAATAGGAGTATAGGTCTTGATATTGTACGAGCCTCTGCCATAATATTCGTAGTATCCGTGCATTTTTTCTTGAATACCAAATACTACGAAACACCTATAGTTGGCGCTAGTATGTATATACAGACATATATAAGAATGGCTTGCATTATGTGTGTGCCGCTATTTTTAATTCTTACGGGGTATTTACAAAAAAATAAGCAGCCGAGTAAATCTTATTTCAAAAAGATATTACCAATACTTGTGATATACCTTTTTTATTCGCTTTTATGTATTATATTCAGGTCTACAATATTAAATGAAAGGCCTGGCATATTAAATTGGCTAGTTTCTATAGGAAACTTTTCTGCTGACTCTTATTCGTGGTATATACAAATGTACATAGGATTATTTTTATTAAGTCCTTTTCTTAATGTATGTTATAACAATCTTAAAGGCAAAAGACACAAAACTGCATTAGTAATTATTGCCCTGTTTATGACAGCATTTCCAGCTACTTTTAATGGAAAATTCGGGGGTTTTATTAACTTCCCTAGTTCTTGGCAAAGTATTTATCCTATAACATATTATTTTATCGGATGCTACATAAATGAATTTAAACCAAGAATAAAAAAAGTACAATCTCTATTATTACTGTTTGGAATCATACTCCTAGAAACCTTTATAGAGATTTACGGCTCACACTTGAATGGTCAAAAGTTTTCATCTTATGTTGGTGGCTATGACTCTTTAATTATTACCATAGAGGCAGTGGTATTTTTCCTTGTTTTCTATGATATAGCACTTGATAACGAACTTATAACAAAAGCAATATCCATTATCTCTTTACTTTCATTAGATATTTACCTTGTATCTAGGATTACGGACACTATTGTATACAACCAATTGTTTAAACATTACTTTGTTTCTCAAGAAAGAGTTATTTTGTTCTTTATGCCAACATTGTTGTGTACCTTTAGTCTTGCATTTATCATAGCCTCAATGAGAAATAAGATTATAAAAGTAAGATAAATATCTACTGTCTATCTTCAAATTGAAAAACACACAGAAGACCATTTCTATGTGTTTTCTATGGCCATGTATAAAAATGAATTTTTCCCTTTTTGTACATGACCTTTATTTGTTAGAATTCATAATGCTATCAAAAAAAATAGCTTAGTCAACATTGAGCTATCTATGATGAACCCTATATCTTAGAACGGTTTTCAATTTGGATTTTTCAGTTTTTCTTGCATCTGAAATATAGATCTCCCTATGTACTAGAGTTGTTATTTCTAGATCATTTTCCTTTATAAATCCTTTCATTTGTTCAAAGCTATGTGATTCATCATCATAAGAGCCAATATGCATCATTTGAACTGATAATCCATCCTCCATAGTTTCAAAAGTAACCTCCTCTAATAAAGGATTCGGCTTTTTCTTTCTAACATTTTCAAAGGCTTTACTTACCACTTCCTCAGTAACAAAATCAGGCTGTCTAATCATTATTGTATATAGCAATTCATTCTTATTTAAGGTATCAAGTTTTCTCCCCTCTTCTGTTAAATCCCATACACCTTCAAGTGGATATACAGTATACTCAAAATAACCCTCTGGTGTGTAACCTTGCTTAGGCATCATTCTAATAGCATAGGCCAAAGAATATAACACCCCTATTCTTTCTGCAAAATCTTCATCATTAGGATTTCCTTTTCCTCTTATCATGAAGAATTTTTGTTTCGGTACCGTAATTAATTCCGGCTTCTCTTTTGGTAAGTATAAGTTTTTTTCTTGCTTTTTCCACTCGTATTTCACAATTACTCTCCTTTATATCTAGTTTATAAATAAAATATATCACACCTAATATGTCATCATCCTGTCATATTACAATATCTTCCCATAAATATCTAGTGTTTATGAAGATGAACCACTTTGCAAACTAGCCTACTTCCGTAAAATAATATTTTTAGGATATCCTATTTGCAAGCACTTGTATCTATAGAAACTTTATAGGATAATAAATTCATATTATATCCAGTAATTTGAAATTTTGAACATTACTTCAATATAATAAGGAGGATTCATTAATGAAAAAATTCATGCAATATGCTAAAGAAATTCCGAGTAATATAGTTTTTCAGTCCATACTAGCCTTCATATTTAGTATTCCACTTATATCTACTTTAGGGCAATTCATAACCTCAGGCTTTATTAGCAAAAATACTTCTGTATTAATTTTATATTGGCCTGGAGTTACTTGGAACTTTTCTGTAAACTTACCTGTTTGGCTCATCTTTGGAATTATTGCAGCTTCATATGTAGTTGGTATAGCATATATGTTCAAAAATAGGATATTTGGCAAGATTGTAGTTATAGGTTTTATAGGACTTATCGTAGCACAAATAGTCGGCATCGCTTTTAGCACGATTACTAACTTCAAGGAATTACAACAAGTTAGTTCTGTTGCAAAAGCAGGTGTTGTGAATAGAATGTTATTTTCATTATGGCATAATCCAGCCTGGGAGGAAATTGTATTTAGAGGACTTCCATTAATATGTTTAATGGCTCTTAAGAAAAGATTATCTAAAAAAAGATATAATTTTGCAATAGCTTTATATTTCATTATACCTTCAATAGCTATGGCCTTGTATCACATTCCTAATCATGGTGCTTCAAGAATTGCTGACACATTAGTTTTATCATTAGTTTTTGCTTGGCTTGCATTTAAATACACTTTTTTTGCACCTTTGATAATGCACTATATTGCTGATTCAATCACGGTACTTTATTTAGGTGACATGAAGGGAATACCTAAGAACGAAGTACTTTGGTTATCTAATAATTCTGGACTTATTAATTCAGCTTTCAGTATAGGAATTATAGTATTGCTTATATCTATACCTTTTATCCTTATATACAATATTAAAAAAATGAAAAAAGCTGATACCCTTAACTATAATTTATAATATTGAACTAAATTATATATAACCTTTTATTGTATCTTTAAAATAAGATTATATAGGAGATATTTATGAAAAAAACAATTTCAGTTTTGCTAGTTTTCATTTTTGCAGCTGTATTATTTGCACTGTATTTCAATAACACTGCAGGTAAAAGTAAGAAAATCAGTTCAATTGAAGTAATTAGGCAGTCTGACAAGAAAAAATGGATACTTTCAGATAAGAATACTTTAGATAGATTTGCCAATGCAATAAATGATAAAAAGAAAACTAATGCAAAGATTGATATACGATCGTGTGATTACACTGTAACTATAAATTTTGAAGATACTTCCTCCGAAGATTATATGCTGTGGGTAGATAAAGATATAAATGTTCAAGGAGTCTTAATGAATAAAGATTCAACTTGGTTTATAAATAAAAAGTCAAATCCTGTTTTTAAAGAGATTTTAGAATAGCACTGAAGTATTCTATTTTCATGAATTCTAATAAGTTAGAACCTAATAGATTTTCACTGTGTGTAATTAATATCTTCATACCATGTGTTTTTCTTGCAAAAGATGCTATAATAAGGAATATTTAACCTGTTTAATATACTACATAAGGGATTGGAGGCAAAAATGAGTAAATTAAAGTTAGTTTTACCTACCCCAGAATACAAAGAAAAAATCATGGATTATAAAAGAGAATTTTTAGAAAATGGAGACAGCATGGATGGTACCGCAGGCTTAAAAGATGCTGAATCCTTTGAGAAGTGGTATACTGCATTTTGCAATAATCTAAAAGAAGAAACAGTTGCTAAGGGATTAGTTCCAGCAACAACATACTTAGCTATTTCTACTGAGGATGGTCGTTTGATTGGAATGATTGATATTAGGCATCGCCTAAATGATTATCTGCTAAGTTTTGGTGGACATATAGGTTATAGTGTTAGAAAATCAGAAAGACAAAAAGGTTATGCAACTGAGATGCTTGCCTTAGCCTTAAAGGAGTGCATAAAATTAGATATAAATAAGGTTTTAATCACTTGTAACAAGGAAAACATCGGTTCCGCAAAAACCATATTAAATAATAACGGAAAGTTTGAAAATGAAATCGTAGAAGGAAGTAGGATTACTCAAAGATACTGGATAACCTTGGATTAAGCTATCTTTGAGCGATGTGTTGAAAATACTACAATTTTTAAGGGATGTCAAAATGACCTCCCTTGTGATTTTATTAATATTATTCATTTATACACTGTCTTAAAAGTTTACTATAATATATCTTATAAAAATCAAATAAAGTTTTTGCGCTCACTATAAAGCACACTATTTTTCTATAAGCATGGTTAGATTACATTGAACTACAAAATTCCTAACTTTTCTAACGCTTCTTTTTCACTACTTAAAAAGAATATATTATTACCATTATTACTTTCATAAATAAAATCTCTAAGACTCTTACTTGTATAGCCTGAAAAATCTCCAACTATTGCAAGCTTCATACGATAGTTTATAAACTTTTGAAGCACTTCCCCTGCTAATTTTGTTTTTAAATCAAAGAACTCTTCTACTATTGTTGACTTATCTAGAATCATTGCATCACAACCTGTCTCATAGCTTACAGTTGCTATTAGATCCAAGGCAGATTGAACATCTGTTATCAATACTTCACTGCTTTTTACAACAGCTATTTCTACTTTATTTTCTATTATCTTATTAATTTCCATGGTTTCTCTCCTTTTACTTTACGATTAAATACCTAAAGCTAGTTCATCAAAATATCCAAAAATTCATTTTGCTCAACTTCATCATTTTTCCCATCTGGCAGGAGGTGAAATATAATCTCGTCTTCCCTCCAAAGGCCGCCAATAGAATCAAGCATGTAATTCGCACATTTACTGATCAATTCAAACTGTTTCTCTAAGCAATTTTCTGAATATAAGTTTGAAATTATATGGAATAATATAGGTTCCTGATCTTCAATAAGTTTTAAGTGTAATTTTGGTTTTCCCACTTCCCATCCATTTATACGAGCATAACAGGATAAAAACCAATCCATTGAGGAATAAATAAAGTATTTTGTATATAATTCATTATCATACAATCTATGTTCTAATTTATCAAGTACATGTTTAAAAGAAAATCTAAACATCATCTTTTCAAAATCTGATAAATCTCTTGAAGTCCCCCAAGTAGTTTGAACTCTTTTTGATAACTCTGAGATTGTATTGTCCTTATCATATATTATTTTGCAATTAAGATGAACCAACATAAATTCATCTTGAGGTATATCTGACATGAAATCCTCTTTAGATAAAAGCATACAATCAACAGGAATATCTTTGATGTGAAAATGTACTCCTGTAAAGTTTGTAGATATAGGTTTATCAAAAATTACAGTCAAATCATAATCTCCACCAATAGACATATCCTTATAAGTTCTTCCGCCGTATTCAACAATACCTATAATATTTTCATTTTTCTTTAGGTGTTCAATAAAGCTTTCAATATCATCAAATGAATTTTCCCTAATAATCAATTTTTCACCTTCCTATCGTAAAGCCATAATAAATCACACTATAATTTTTTGACACTTATCCATATGATACCATCATTGTATTTGCATGTAAACTCAAGTCATATACTTTGATGACGCTTATACATCATAGCGAAACAATTAAAGATATGCCAGTTAATAATAAGCTTTAGCTTATATTAAAGAATAGCTCTAAAAGTTATCTAAAGCCTTAATCTACTTCGAATCTTGCAGAAAATTAGGCAAGAGGTGTGCGCCAGATATTACTATAAAAAAAGCCTCCTATTATGTATTAAATAAATGTTGGTACTTCTACCTAAATGGACAAGCAGTAAAATAACAACATTTATTTAATACAGAAGCTAAGGATAAAAAATATATACATACAGATTGTATTGTATGAGCAGTGCATTTGAGTAATTATATTTAAAATCAGAATAGAAATTGTATTATATGAAGTTTAAGAATTTAAATAGTACAAATTTTAACTAACTATTTTATATTGTGGGGGATATTTGTTTTTCCATTATATAATTGCCAATAGCTAAGCTAGAGTGACGAAATATCACGCATTAAATAACTATATTGACATGGACAATTAAATAGCTTAATATAGTTCATATATGAACTGTTCAATTATGAACTATATTTAAAGGAGGTATTCTTATGGATTACAATGATTCCAAAGCAAAACAGGCTGCAGAGGTAGTTCAATCATTTATGATGATTAGCAAAACTCTAGCAAAATACACACAAAAAAATGCGGATAGTTTAGGTTTGACTTTGCAGCAATTAGGAGTTTTAAATACCATTTATTCTTCTCCGTTAATAACTCTTAAAGAAATAACAGAGAAATTATTAATTCCTAAAAGTACAGCAAGTGTTAGCGTCGAAGAACTTGTAAATTTGGGTTTGGTTGAACGTAAATCATCCGAAGAAGATAGACGTCAAATCAACTTAATTTCAACTGACAAAGGTAGGGAAATATCAAGAAAGTCAATTCAAACTCCTGCTTCATATATAGCCATGGTTTCTGCACTTGAAAAAATATCAACGGAAGATATAGACTCACTTCTTCGCATTCACAAGGAACTGTCTAAGTTTCTATAGTGGAATAACAAAAAAGATGTACTACTTTAATTAGAAATTATTTTAAAGCTCTTACCAATCTTGGAGAAGCATTAAAAGATAATCTCTATCAAAAAAGTAATACATCTATATTTTTATTTGTATTAGTTATCTGTCATTTTGCTGTGAAGATACTCTTCATATAACTTATCAAAGCCTTTGATACCTATAGCTTTTGCAGTATTTTCATCGTAGTATTCTTTAAGTTCTTCTACTTTTCCTATAGGCATTTCATATTGTATGATTATTGTACTGCTTAAGAAATACATTTTGTTTTCTTTAATAAACTTTATCACTTCCGTGAATAGCAAGTCTTTTTCTTCTAAAAATTTTGCTCTTTCTCCATGATAACTCACTTCTACTATACAATCTGAATAGGTGTGCTTTGGTTCATTCAATAGATTCCATTTAACCTCTTTGTTTTTTATTCTGTCATATTCAATAAAATCATTAATATACAAGTCTATGCCTGAAGCTTCTTCTTTTGTTCCCTTGTATAGAACAACCTCATAACCGCCTAAAATTTTGCAGGAGTTTAATTTCTTAGCCTTAATACCTTTTGCGGTTATCTCTTTTTCATTAACCATAATTATAAGTTCATCTTTTTCGATAAACTTTCCATAAATTCTTCCTAGTCTTGATAAAATGCTATCTATATAATAATTATTTTCTAACTGCTTCTTTATACTCTTTTCCAAGTCGCTAATTACTATAATAGTTCCTTCTACTATCTTTGAATTATAAGCTATGTTTTCGCTTTGGGATTGAAGCTCGTCACTACTTAAATTAAGATCTAAGGAAAACTTTCTAGAGCATCTTTTCTTGTTTGAAAATATCTCTATTTTATTCCCCAGCTTAAAGAAAGACTTTTTAATACCTAATCCAGAGATATGGTCTCCATTTTCAAAACCAATTCTAAAGATATCTTTGTCTGTGATCTTGCTATGGATTCCTCCACTATTATCACTAATTTTTATTGAATCATCGGTTATATTTATATTGATCTTACAGGGATTTTCGCTAGTTGTCACTTCTCTTCTAGCATTAATAGAGTTATCAATAAACCTACTTAGTGATTTAGATATATCTTCTTCCTCAACTAAATTTCTTCTTAGGAATTTCTTATCCACTATTACCCTATTTAAACTTACCATGATTCTCCTCTACTATTAAGTAATCTAGTATTACTATATGCTGAAGATTTTATTTTGCTACTAATGTAACCTTTACATAGTATAAAAAAAATCGCTTAAGTGACCTCCTTCAGTGAGTTTTTTCGCACATCTGTCTTTCCCAATGCCTATTAGAAAAACTTGGCATGTGAATAAGTTTTATTTTTTACTATGTAACCGTAAAAAACTTCTAAAGCCATCGAAATATGTAGGTTTAGCTAGCTTGAAATTTTTATATTTTTCTAGGAATCGAAAAATTGTAGCCTGACATAAGCAATTAACAGATGCCAGGCTACAATTTTCTTACTTTAAGCACTCATTTTATATAGATACCACTTACATGTATCCTTTATATATTTAAGCTCTATATTTTTTTGTACTTCATTAATAGTACTTATACATGTGAATATAATAGTTTCTATTCTATCAATTTTTATTTCATCAACCTTTAATATTTTACTTACAGTAAATACACTGTAGCTTTCATCTTCTGAAAATACCCGAAATCTTACCGGTACTATCTTCCCCTCTTTATTAAAGGCAGCTACCATTTCTATATTCTTGTTTAACACCATTTTCCTCACCTCAAAATCTTATCAATATCATTATATAAGAACATTTGTTCGCAAGTCAAGATGGTGTATAAAATTTTCCTGTTGACAAGTTTAAGCTTCGTTATTCTTAAACAAACTTTCAAGGTCAAAGCCTAATTGTTTAGCTTCACCAAGTCTTATTAAAGCATCAGGATCATTGTCTCTGAAATATGTATGCTTTATTTCCCTTTCCTTAGTCATTATTTGAGTACTATTGTCCTTAGAACTTCTAAGTCTTAAACTATACACAATAGGGAAATAGGTTCTTATGAACTTTCCTTCTGCATGCGCTGTAAGGGCTATTATTTGGAAGCCTAATTGCTCTGCTATGAAGAAAACCGGATCAAGAACGTGGTCACTGGAAGCTTTACCAAACGGGTTGTCCACAATCACTGTTCTGTAGTGCCTATTAGTTGGCATTATCTGTTTTCTTTTTTCAGCTAAGTAGTTTAATATACCTAAGAATAAGGACATATTCTTACTCCACTTCTCTCCTCCAGACCAAGAATTAGATACTTCCCAAGAGAAAGGCGCACTTCTCATTTTTCCGTCATTGGTTACTTTTCTACATTTAACTTTAATAGTATCTTGCTTCATTACTATTTGTAATAATTGCTTGGACTTAAGCCATTTTTCAATTTCTTTCTTTGCCTGGTCTGCTAGTTCCATTCCATTTTCATCTTTAAATTTGTCGCCTTCAAGTTGGTTCAGCATCCAATCAATATGCTTTGCCAGTTCTTCTTTTCCTTCTTTTTCATCCCACTCTGGGACATTGAAGATAAATACTTCTTTCCATTCCTCTTCAACCTTTATTCTTGTCTTTTTAGGAATAGCTTTTAGTTCTTGAACCATTGTAATTAGATAAGAATGTAATTGATTAATAAACTGCTGCACTTCCTTATCATGTTCACGAATATCATTTTGAGCAATATCTATGGTTCGTGATATTCTTTCATTCATCATCTTCTGCCACTCAATGATATCCTTATAGGTATTTTTAAATCTCACACCTGAAGTAGCCATCTCTTTAAGCTTTACATCAAGTATTTCGCTTTCACAGAATTTTACAAACACATCCTTTTGTGCTTCTGTTTCTAAGCTCTTTTTATCTAAGACTTTCTTTATATCTTCTAATTTCTTCTTTGCAGCCTCAACGATTCCTTTTCTATTATAAGGAAGATTCTGTGCTAGCTCCTCTGGAAGTTTACATAACTGAATCTCTTCACTTAAATAAGCATAGCTTGCATTGAAAAGTTCTAGATTTCTTAAGATATTCAAAGTACTTTTTTCTTCGTTATCTAATCTTTCTTTTTCACTGGATAAATAAGCTCTCTTTTTCTTTAAAACATCTTTTTCCTTTGATAGCTGCGGCTTTATAAGCTCAAGTTCCAAATTGAAATTGATTATTTCTTTATAGTATTTTAGATAATCTTCTTTTTTAACTTCGTAAAGAGTTTTACTCTTTTCAAATCTTGTTTTAGCTTCATCAGCTTCACCTTTTAATTTTCCTAACGGTTCTTTTAGTTCCTTTATTTCATCAAGCAAACTGGATATTTCTATATCACCATTAAGAGGAAATTCTAAATTTTCATCTGCAGTAACCTCTAGTTTTTTCATAAAGTCCTGCAGCTGCTTTTCATGATTTTTCTTTAAATTTATAGAGCCTTTTAATCTCTCTTCTATCTGTCCTCTATTTTGCTGCTTATTATCAAGCTGATCTTTAAGTATTTTTCTCTCCTCTTCCAATACTTCTTTACTTAAGTCAGAAAACATTGGAGATAAAGTTTTTACTTCTTCGTATAGTTTTTCAGCCTTTAAAGAACTTATATTGTTTTTTACATTACTTAAATCTCTATCTAACTGAGTTTTAACTTCTTCATTTTCCTTAAAAGTTCTTTCAGCTCTTAAAGTTTCTACTTCTATTAGCTCTAGATCTTTACTAATAAGGCTTATCTTAACTTCATTTTCTTCTTTTTCACTGGTCTTGCTTATGGATTCTTGTCCCTTTATTACCTTATCCTCTAGATTTCTCTGCTCTGTACTAAACTCTTTCACATCACTGTCTATCTTTTTAACTTCAATATCTATTTCACTTAGTCTAGCTTCACTAATCTTTATTGAATTAGAGACTTC
Proteins encoded in this region:
- a CDS encoding Type 1 glutamine amidotransferase-like domain-containing protein, with product MSAYYLFSDFDMDKGFTAEVRDNLLSDIKSDLKIVFIASSPDFFEITDKYAKRYLGWFSDLGINFKSSKVIDNRMKKEEMLEHIRYASVVFLMGGPTMIQFDFLKQNELHKALREYEGCVLGLSAGAINMAKVAICTAESEEDKTEIYEGLNLLDISIEPHFKGRGNETNLNELLRISEEHDIYAMCDNGAIVCRGKEQFFYGELYLISKGKIKKVDESLNRN
- a CDS encoding HAD-IA family hydrolase, with protein sequence MLQHKNLKAILFDSGRVLNDPRTGNWFVPPNFHRYVDKNKFDLLDEKLIQVAFYKAMKFLEAKSIILTEEEEFEHFIEFYTILSNELPDLELNETHIIEVARDTVFNDEKFLFYEDVFEVIPQLSKSYKLGVVSDTWPSLERVFRNAGLREYFSTFVMSSKIGVIKPNELMFNTALTELNIKPEEAIFIDDNIKNVEVAIKLGMQGILMIRDENCKVDTEYKTIRNLKELLSLLGLLNS
- a CDS encoding acyltransferase, whose translation is MKENRSIGLDIVRASAIIFVVSVHFFLNTKYYETPIVGASMYIQTYIRMACIMCVPLFLILTGYLQKNKQPSKSYFKKILPILVIYLFYSLLCIIFRSTILNERPGILNWLVSIGNFSADSYSWYIQMYIGLFLLSPFLNVCYNNLKGKRHKTALVIIALFMTAFPATFNGKFGGFINFPSSWQSIYPITYYFIGCYINEFKPRIKKVQSLLLLFGIILLETFIEIYGSHLNGQKFSSYVGGYDSLIITIEAVVFFLVFYDIALDNELITKAISIISLLSLDIYLVSRITDTIVYNQLFKHYFVSQERVILFFMPTLLCTFSLAFIIASMRNKIIKVR
- a CDS encoding GyrI-like domain-containing protein, which codes for MKYEWKKQEKNLYLPKEKPELITVPKQKFFMIRGKGNPNDEDFAERIGVLYSLAYAIRMMPKQGYTPEGYFEYTVYPLEGVWDLTEEGRKLDTLNKNELLYTIMIRQPDFVTEEVVSKAFENVRKKKPNPLLEEVTFETMEDGLSVQMMHIGSYDDESHSFEQMKGFIKENDLEITTLVHREIYISDARKTEKSKLKTVLRYRVHHR
- a CDS encoding CPBP family intramembrane glutamic endopeptidase, giving the protein MKKFMQYAKEIPSNIVFQSILAFIFSIPLISTLGQFITSGFISKNTSVLILYWPGVTWNFSVNLPVWLIFGIIAASYVVGIAYMFKNRIFGKIVVIGFIGLIVAQIVGIAFSTITNFKELQQVSSVAKAGVVNRMLFSLWHNPAWEEIVFRGLPLICLMALKKRLSKKRYNFAIALYFIIPSIAMALYHIPNHGASRIADTLVLSLVFAWLAFKYTFFAPLIMHYIADSITVLYLGDMKGIPKNEVLWLSNNSGLINSAFSIGIIVLLISIPFILIYNIKKMKKADTLNYNL
- a CDS encoding GNAT family N-acetyltransferase: MSKLKLVLPTPEYKEKIMDYKREFLENGDSMDGTAGLKDAESFEKWYTAFCNNLKEETVAKGLVPATTYLAISTEDGRLIGMIDIRHRLNDYLLSFGGHIGYSVRKSERQKGYATEMLALALKECIKLDINKVLITCNKENIGSAKTILNNNGKFENEIVEGSRITQRYWITLD
- a CDS encoding DUF4180 domain-containing protein; amino-acid sequence: MEINKIIENKVEIAVVKSSEVLITDVQSALDLIATVSYETGCDAMILDKSTIVEEFFDLKTKLAGEVLQKFINYRMKLAIVGDFSGYTSKSLRDFIYESNNGNNIFFLSSEKEALEKLGIL
- a CDS encoding MarR family winged helix-turn-helix transcriptional regulator, coding for MDYNDSKAKQAAEVVQSFMMISKTLAKYTQKNADSLGLTLQQLGVLNTIYSSPLITLKEITEKLLIPKSTASVSVEELVNLGLVERKSSEEDRRQINLISTDKGREISRKSIQTPASYIAMVSALEKISTEDIDSLLRIHKELSKFL
- a CDS encoding ATP-binding protein; this encodes MVSLNRVIVDKKFLRRNLVEEEDISKSLSRFIDNSINARREVTTSENPCKININITDDSIKISDNSGGIHSKITDKDIFRIGFENGDHISGLGIKKSFFKLGNKIEIFSNKKRCSRKFSLDLNLSSDELQSQSENIAYNSKIVEGTIIVISDLEKSIKKQLENNYYIDSILSRLGRIYGKFIEKDELIIMVNEKEITAKGIKAKKLNSCKILGGYEVVLYKGTKEEASGIDLYINDFIEYDRIKNKEVKWNLLNEPKHTYSDCIVEVSYHGERAKFLEEKDLLFTEVIKFIKENKMYFLSSTIIIQYEMPIGKVEELKEYYDENTAKAIGIKGFDKLYEEYLHSKMTDN